Proteins encoded together in one Mastomys coucha isolate ucsf_1 unplaced genomic scaffold, UCSF_Mcou_1 pScaffold16, whole genome shotgun sequence window:
- the Fgg gene encoding fibrinogen gamma chain isoform X1, with product MKQLKLSGLLVPTALILQQQFTASSNHGPRRKRVTAHISHSAKAACHHQREYVATRDNCCILDERFGSFCPTTCGISDFLTSYQTDVDTDLQTLEDILQRATNRTTEAKELIKAIQVYYNPDQPPKPGMIESATQKSRKMVEEIVKYEGLLLNHESSIRFLQEIYNSNNQKITNLKQKVAQLESQCQEPCKDSVQIHDTTGKDCQEIANKGAKESGLYFIRPLKAKQQFLVYCEIDGSGNGWTVFQKRLDGSVDFKKNWIQYKEGFGHLSPTGTTEFWLGNEKIHLISMQSTIPYALRIQLKDWNGRTSTADYAMFRVGPESDKYRLTYAYFIGGDAGDAFDGYDFGDDPSDKFFTSHNGMQFSTWDNDNDKFEGNCAEQDGSGWWMNKCHAGHLNGIYYQGGTYSKSSTTNGYDNGIIWATWKSRWYSMKETTMKIIPFNRLSIGEGQQHHTGGSKQVSVEHEVDIEY from the exons TTTACAGCAAGCAGCAACCatggtcccaggaggaagagagtgACCGCGCACATCTCTCACAGTGCCAAAGCTGCTTGCCATCACCAAAGAGAG TATGTTGCTACCAGAGATAACTGTTGCATCCTAGATGAGAGATTC GGTAGTTTCTGCCCAACCACCTGTGGCATCTCAGACTTCCTGACTTCTTACCAAACGGACGTGGACACTGACCTCCAGACTCTGGAAGACATCTTACAGCGAGCTACAAACAGAACCACAGAAGCCAAAGAACTGATCAAAGCAATCCAAGTTTACTACAACCCGGACCAACCCCCAAAGCCAG GTATGATAGAGAGTGCCACTCAGAAGTCCAGGAAGATGGTAGAAGAAATTGTGAAATACGAAGGGCTGTTATTAAACCACGAGTCAAGTATTCG GTTTTTACAGGAAATCTATAATTCAAATAACCAGAAGATCACGAACCTGAAACAGAAGGTAGCCCAGCTTGAATCTCAGTGCCAGGAGCCTTGCAAGGACTCTGTGCAAATCCATGACACAACTGGAAAAG ATTGTCAGGAAATTGCCAACAAGGGTGCCAAAGAAAGTGGACTTTACTTCATTCGGCCTTTGAAAGCTAAACAACAGTTCTTAGTGTACTGTGAAATCGACGGATCCGGAAATGGTTGGACCGTATTTCAGAAG AGGCTTGATGGCAGTGTGGATTTCAAGAAGAACTGGATTCAGTATAAAGAAGGATTTGGACATCTGTCGCCTACGGGCACCACAGAGTTTTGGCTGGGAAATGAGAAGATTCATTTAATAAGCATGCAGTCCACCATCCCATATGCACTGAGAATCCAGCTCAAAGACTGGAATGGCAGAACCAG CACTGCGGACTATGCCATGTTCAGGGTGGGTCCCGAGTCTGACAAATACCGCCTGACCTATGCCTACTTCATTGGTGGAGATGCCGGGGATGCCTTCGATGGCTACGATTTCGGTGATGACCCCAGTGACAAGTTTTTCACATCCCACAATGGCATGCAGTTCAGCACCTGGGACAATGACAACGATAAGTTTGAAGGCAACTGTGCTGAACAGGATGGATCTGGCTGGTGGATGAACAAATGTCATGCTGGCCACCTCAATGGAATTTATTACCAAg GGGGCACTTACTCAAAGTCATCGACAACCAATGGCTATGACAATGGCATTATTTGGGCGACCTGGAAAAGTCGCTGGTATTCCATGAAGGAAACCACCATGAAGATCATCCCCTTCAACAGACTCTCCATCGGAGAAGGACAGCAGCATCACACGGGGGGATCCAAACAGGTCAGCGTGGAACATGAAGTTGACATTGAATACTGA
- the Fgg gene encoding fibrinogen gamma chain isoform X2 yields the protein MKQLKLSGLLVPTALILQQQFTASSNHGPRRKRVTAHISHSAKAACHHQREYVATRDNCCILDERFGSFCPTTCGISDFLTSYQTDVDTDLQTLEDILQRATNRTTEAKELIKAIQVYYNPDQPPKPGMIESATQKSRKMVEEIVKYEGLLLNHESSIRFLQEIYNSNNQKITNLKQKVAQLESQCQEPCKDSVQIHDTTGKDCQEIANKGAKESGLYFIRPLKAKQQFLVYCEIDGSGNGWTVFQKRLDGSVDFKKNWIQYKEGFGHLSPTGTTEFWLGNEKIHLISMQSTIPYALRIQLKDWNGRTSTADYAMFRVGPESDKYRLTYAYFIGGDAGDAFDGYDFGDDPSDKFFTSHNGMQFSTWDNDNDKFEGNCAEQDGSGWWMNKCHAGHLNGIYYQGGTYSKSSTTNGYDNGIIWATWKSRWYSMKETTMKIIPFNRLSIGEGQQHHTGGSKQAGDV from the exons TTTACAGCAAGCAGCAACCatggtcccaggaggaagagagtgACCGCGCACATCTCTCACAGTGCCAAAGCTGCTTGCCATCACCAAAGAGAG TATGTTGCTACCAGAGATAACTGTTGCATCCTAGATGAGAGATTC GGTAGTTTCTGCCCAACCACCTGTGGCATCTCAGACTTCCTGACTTCTTACCAAACGGACGTGGACACTGACCTCCAGACTCTGGAAGACATCTTACAGCGAGCTACAAACAGAACCACAGAAGCCAAAGAACTGATCAAAGCAATCCAAGTTTACTACAACCCGGACCAACCCCCAAAGCCAG GTATGATAGAGAGTGCCACTCAGAAGTCCAGGAAGATGGTAGAAGAAATTGTGAAATACGAAGGGCTGTTATTAAACCACGAGTCAAGTATTCG GTTTTTACAGGAAATCTATAATTCAAATAACCAGAAGATCACGAACCTGAAACAGAAGGTAGCCCAGCTTGAATCTCAGTGCCAGGAGCCTTGCAAGGACTCTGTGCAAATCCATGACACAACTGGAAAAG ATTGTCAGGAAATTGCCAACAAGGGTGCCAAAGAAAGTGGACTTTACTTCATTCGGCCTTTGAAAGCTAAACAACAGTTCTTAGTGTACTGTGAAATCGACGGATCCGGAAATGGTTGGACCGTATTTCAGAAG AGGCTTGATGGCAGTGTGGATTTCAAGAAGAACTGGATTCAGTATAAAGAAGGATTTGGACATCTGTCGCCTACGGGCACCACAGAGTTTTGGCTGGGAAATGAGAAGATTCATTTAATAAGCATGCAGTCCACCATCCCATATGCACTGAGAATCCAGCTCAAAGACTGGAATGGCAGAACCAG CACTGCGGACTATGCCATGTTCAGGGTGGGTCCCGAGTCTGACAAATACCGCCTGACCTATGCCTACTTCATTGGTGGAGATGCCGGGGATGCCTTCGATGGCTACGATTTCGGTGATGACCCCAGTGACAAGTTTTTCACATCCCACAATGGCATGCAGTTCAGCACCTGGGACAATGACAACGATAAGTTTGAAGGCAACTGTGCTGAACAGGATGGATCTGGCTGGTGGATGAACAAATGTCATGCTGGCCACCTCAATGGAATTTATTACCAAg GGGGCACTTACTCAAAGTCATCGACAACCAATGGCTATGACAATGGCATTATTTGGGCGACCTGGAAAAGTCGCTGGTATTCCATGAAGGAAACCACCATGAAGATCATCCCCTTCAACAGACTCTCCATCGGAGAAGGACAGCAGCATCACACGGGGGGATCCAAACAG GCTGGAGACGTTTAA
- the Fgg gene encoding fibrinogen gamma chain isoform X4, giving the protein MSWSLQPRSFILCCTLLLFSPTGLAYVATRDNCCILDERFGSFCPTTCGISDFLTSYQTDVDTDLQTLEDILQRATNRTTEAKELIKAIQVYYNPDQPPKPGMIESATQKSRKMVEEIVKYEGLLLNHESSIRFLQEIYNSNNQKITNLKQKVAQLESQCQEPCKDSVQIHDTTGKDCQEIANKGAKESGLYFIRPLKAKQQFLVYCEIDGSGNGWTVFQKRLDGSVDFKKNWIQYKEGFGHLSPTGTTEFWLGNEKIHLISMQSTIPYALRIQLKDWNGRTSTADYAMFRVGPESDKYRLTYAYFIGGDAGDAFDGYDFGDDPSDKFFTSHNGMQFSTWDNDNDKFEGNCAEQDGSGWWMNKCHAGHLNGIYYQGGTYSKSSTTNGYDNGIIWATWKSRWYSMKETTMKIIPFNRLSIGEGQQHHTGGSKQVSVEHEVDIEY; this is encoded by the exons ATGAGTTGGTCCTTGCAGCCCCGGAGTTTCATTCTTTGCTGCACACTTTTACTGTTCTCTCCAACGGGCCTGGCA TATGTTGCTACCAGAGATAACTGTTGCATCCTAGATGAGAGATTC GGTAGTTTCTGCCCAACCACCTGTGGCATCTCAGACTTCCTGACTTCTTACCAAACGGACGTGGACACTGACCTCCAGACTCTGGAAGACATCTTACAGCGAGCTACAAACAGAACCACAGAAGCCAAAGAACTGATCAAAGCAATCCAAGTTTACTACAACCCGGACCAACCCCCAAAGCCAG GTATGATAGAGAGTGCCACTCAGAAGTCCAGGAAGATGGTAGAAGAAATTGTGAAATACGAAGGGCTGTTATTAAACCACGAGTCAAGTATTCG GTTTTTACAGGAAATCTATAATTCAAATAACCAGAAGATCACGAACCTGAAACAGAAGGTAGCCCAGCTTGAATCTCAGTGCCAGGAGCCTTGCAAGGACTCTGTGCAAATCCATGACACAACTGGAAAAG ATTGTCAGGAAATTGCCAACAAGGGTGCCAAAGAAAGTGGACTTTACTTCATTCGGCCTTTGAAAGCTAAACAACAGTTCTTAGTGTACTGTGAAATCGACGGATCCGGAAATGGTTGGACCGTATTTCAGAAG AGGCTTGATGGCAGTGTGGATTTCAAGAAGAACTGGATTCAGTATAAAGAAGGATTTGGACATCTGTCGCCTACGGGCACCACAGAGTTTTGGCTGGGAAATGAGAAGATTCATTTAATAAGCATGCAGTCCACCATCCCATATGCACTGAGAATCCAGCTCAAAGACTGGAATGGCAGAACCAG CACTGCGGACTATGCCATGTTCAGGGTGGGTCCCGAGTCTGACAAATACCGCCTGACCTATGCCTACTTCATTGGTGGAGATGCCGGGGATGCCTTCGATGGCTACGATTTCGGTGATGACCCCAGTGACAAGTTTTTCACATCCCACAATGGCATGCAGTTCAGCACCTGGGACAATGACAACGATAAGTTTGAAGGCAACTGTGCTGAACAGGATGGATCTGGCTGGTGGATGAACAAATGTCATGCTGGCCACCTCAATGGAATTTATTACCAAg GGGGCACTTACTCAAAGTCATCGACAACCAATGGCTATGACAATGGCATTATTTGGGCGACCTGGAAAAGTCGCTGGTATTCCATGAAGGAAACCACCATGAAGATCATCCCCTTCAACAGACTCTCCATCGGAGAAGGACAGCAGCATCACACGGGGGGATCCAAACAGGTCAGCGTGGAACATGAAGTTGACATTGAATACTGA
- the Fgg gene encoding fibrinogen gamma chain isoform X5: MSWSLQPRSFILCCTLLLFSPTGLAYVATRDNCCILDERFGSFCPTTCGISDFLTSYQTDVDTDLQTLEDILQRATNRTTEAKELIKAIQVYYNPDQPPKPGMIESATQKSRKMVEEIVKYEGLLLNHESSIRFLQEIYNSNNQKITNLKQKVAQLESQCQEPCKDSVQIHDTTGKDCQEIANKGAKESGLYFIRPLKAKQQFLVYCEIDGSGNGWTVFQKRLDGSVDFKKNWIQYKEGFGHLSPTGTTEFWLGNEKIHLISMQSTIPYALRIQLKDWNGRTSTADYAMFRVGPESDKYRLTYAYFIGGDAGDAFDGYDFGDDPSDKFFTSHNGMQFSTWDNDNDKFEGNCAEQDGSGWWMNKCHAGHLNGIYYQGGTYSKSSTTNGYDNGIIWATWKSRWYSMKETTMKIIPFNRLSIGEGQQHHTGGSKQAGDV, translated from the exons ATGAGTTGGTCCTTGCAGCCCCGGAGTTTCATTCTTTGCTGCACACTTTTACTGTTCTCTCCAACGGGCCTGGCA TATGTTGCTACCAGAGATAACTGTTGCATCCTAGATGAGAGATTC GGTAGTTTCTGCCCAACCACCTGTGGCATCTCAGACTTCCTGACTTCTTACCAAACGGACGTGGACACTGACCTCCAGACTCTGGAAGACATCTTACAGCGAGCTACAAACAGAACCACAGAAGCCAAAGAACTGATCAAAGCAATCCAAGTTTACTACAACCCGGACCAACCCCCAAAGCCAG GTATGATAGAGAGTGCCACTCAGAAGTCCAGGAAGATGGTAGAAGAAATTGTGAAATACGAAGGGCTGTTATTAAACCACGAGTCAAGTATTCG GTTTTTACAGGAAATCTATAATTCAAATAACCAGAAGATCACGAACCTGAAACAGAAGGTAGCCCAGCTTGAATCTCAGTGCCAGGAGCCTTGCAAGGACTCTGTGCAAATCCATGACACAACTGGAAAAG ATTGTCAGGAAATTGCCAACAAGGGTGCCAAAGAAAGTGGACTTTACTTCATTCGGCCTTTGAAAGCTAAACAACAGTTCTTAGTGTACTGTGAAATCGACGGATCCGGAAATGGTTGGACCGTATTTCAGAAG AGGCTTGATGGCAGTGTGGATTTCAAGAAGAACTGGATTCAGTATAAAGAAGGATTTGGACATCTGTCGCCTACGGGCACCACAGAGTTTTGGCTGGGAAATGAGAAGATTCATTTAATAAGCATGCAGTCCACCATCCCATATGCACTGAGAATCCAGCTCAAAGACTGGAATGGCAGAACCAG CACTGCGGACTATGCCATGTTCAGGGTGGGTCCCGAGTCTGACAAATACCGCCTGACCTATGCCTACTTCATTGGTGGAGATGCCGGGGATGCCTTCGATGGCTACGATTTCGGTGATGACCCCAGTGACAAGTTTTTCACATCCCACAATGGCATGCAGTTCAGCACCTGGGACAATGACAACGATAAGTTTGAAGGCAACTGTGCTGAACAGGATGGATCTGGCTGGTGGATGAACAAATGTCATGCTGGCCACCTCAATGGAATTTATTACCAAg GGGGCACTTACTCAAAGTCATCGACAACCAATGGCTATGACAATGGCATTATTTGGGCGACCTGGAAAAGTCGCTGGTATTCCATGAAGGAAACCACCATGAAGATCATCCCCTTCAACAGACTCTCCATCGGAGAAGGACAGCAGCATCACACGGGGGGATCCAAACAG GCTGGAGACGTTTAA
- the Fgg gene encoding fibrinogen gamma chain isoform X3, whose protein sequence is MTKCTELPITEPGAIIKRILREDSWHRVENKNGPKQRMYTLKGTYVATRDNCCILDERFGSFCPTTCGISDFLTSYQTDVDTDLQTLEDILQRATNRTTEAKELIKAIQVYYNPDQPPKPGMIESATQKSRKMVEEIVKYEGLLLNHESSIRFLQEIYNSNNQKITNLKQKVAQLESQCQEPCKDSVQIHDTTGKDCQEIANKGAKESGLYFIRPLKAKQQFLVYCEIDGSGNGWTVFQKRLDGSVDFKKNWIQYKEGFGHLSPTGTTEFWLGNEKIHLISMQSTIPYALRIQLKDWNGRTSTADYAMFRVGPESDKYRLTYAYFIGGDAGDAFDGYDFGDDPSDKFFTSHNGMQFSTWDNDNDKFEGNCAEQDGSGWWMNKCHAGHLNGIYYQGGTYSKSSTTNGYDNGIIWATWKSRWYSMKETTMKIIPFNRLSIGEGQQHHTGGSKQVSVEHEVDIEY, encoded by the exons TATGTTGCTACCAGAGATAACTGTTGCATCCTAGATGAGAGATTC GGTAGTTTCTGCCCAACCACCTGTGGCATCTCAGACTTCCTGACTTCTTACCAAACGGACGTGGACACTGACCTCCAGACTCTGGAAGACATCTTACAGCGAGCTACAAACAGAACCACAGAAGCCAAAGAACTGATCAAAGCAATCCAAGTTTACTACAACCCGGACCAACCCCCAAAGCCAG GTATGATAGAGAGTGCCACTCAGAAGTCCAGGAAGATGGTAGAAGAAATTGTGAAATACGAAGGGCTGTTATTAAACCACGAGTCAAGTATTCG GTTTTTACAGGAAATCTATAATTCAAATAACCAGAAGATCACGAACCTGAAACAGAAGGTAGCCCAGCTTGAATCTCAGTGCCAGGAGCCTTGCAAGGACTCTGTGCAAATCCATGACACAACTGGAAAAG ATTGTCAGGAAATTGCCAACAAGGGTGCCAAAGAAAGTGGACTTTACTTCATTCGGCCTTTGAAAGCTAAACAACAGTTCTTAGTGTACTGTGAAATCGACGGATCCGGAAATGGTTGGACCGTATTTCAGAAG AGGCTTGATGGCAGTGTGGATTTCAAGAAGAACTGGATTCAGTATAAAGAAGGATTTGGACATCTGTCGCCTACGGGCACCACAGAGTTTTGGCTGGGAAATGAGAAGATTCATTTAATAAGCATGCAGTCCACCATCCCATATGCACTGAGAATCCAGCTCAAAGACTGGAATGGCAGAACCAG CACTGCGGACTATGCCATGTTCAGGGTGGGTCCCGAGTCTGACAAATACCGCCTGACCTATGCCTACTTCATTGGTGGAGATGCCGGGGATGCCTTCGATGGCTACGATTTCGGTGATGACCCCAGTGACAAGTTTTTCACATCCCACAATGGCATGCAGTTCAGCACCTGGGACAATGACAACGATAAGTTTGAAGGCAACTGTGCTGAACAGGATGGATCTGGCTGGTGGATGAACAAATGTCATGCTGGCCACCTCAATGGAATTTATTACCAAg GGGGCACTTACTCAAAGTCATCGACAACCAATGGCTATGACAATGGCATTATTTGGGCGACCTGGAAAAGTCGCTGGTATTCCATGAAGGAAACCACCATGAAGATCATCCCCTTCAACAGACTCTCCATCGGAGAAGGACAGCAGCATCACACGGGGGGATCCAAACAGGTCAGCGTGGAACATGAAGTTGACATTGAATACTGA